In Clupea harengus chromosome 25, Ch_v2.0.2, whole genome shotgun sequence, one genomic interval encodes:
- the LOC105893556 gene encoding NACHT, LRR and PYD domains-containing protein 1 homolog — MDSGNGGGTGEDLSSALGVSILSSHGSHVSAPVLSNNSVQGDINISYNCSGADYSAPAAKSKPHTDAKSVILVYKESILPEYRTVQEYNSLAGQDVLLVDRYTQLLMVEKHRRQKDRVEEISARGETLHQVLTTRDSEAYQRISVDQFFSPMGNGEIPRAVLLQGHSGMGKTFTAQKIMHDWMSGTLFASTFDAVFHLKCKELNLCTQEKSLMELLKLESSFQPAMEEVLTKSPQRVLFLIDGFDELRFSLDIPRLLLPSDSFTRAPVETTLSALLQGHILSKSSLLVTSRSTASDRLSKLLKRPQRYTEILGFSEEGVQEYFQRFFKDEKLFSQAYNCVRSNESLFAACFVPIICWIVCTVLKEHFEEGTDDHMELTTTTSVFVHFVSTLLEHHCQGLGQPVPTLLRSLGQLAERGILEQQVLFEKMQVLETVSDPASVPFLCKFLLKKNVGKKTMFSFMHLSFQEFFTALFYATTDEEEGRRKVENLLQRVASGHHHLLPVIWFLFGLSNKELGSTLTETLVLSVSPTMHTQLEEWFLRFNSEIAENHNMVDGYSLSQERSIDIFNCLYERHEEVLARKAMELWESFRPYDIALSKTDCWVLRYCFQYCPEIRCLHLTDCNITAEKLRMLKPVLSRCKELRLQVVDLSDDDVKDLIPCLGEGKALRQLHLGKSTNPWEDDPPAIARLIKSKLEDEGVRKILDSLYKQSSLGSLQLEALSVTLSTVEVLFDLFQKKAFENSVSFEAVQLTDAEDAYLRVFLLKIQKDLWPEDSDCAM; from the exons ATGGACAGTGGAAACG GAGGTGGCACAGGGGAGGACCTCTCTTCTGCACTGGGGGTCAGCATTTTAAGTAGCCATGGAAGCCATGTTTCTGCCCCAGTGCTGTCAAACAACAGTGTGCAAGGAGATATTAACATATCGTACAACTGCTCTG GTGCTGATTACTCTGCTCCCGCTGCAAAATCTAAACCTCACACAG ATGCCAAGTCTGTTATCCTGGTCTACAAGGAGTCCATTCTCCCTGAGTATCGAACAGTGCAGGAGTATAACTCTCTTGCTGGTCAAGATGTACTCCTAGTGGATCGCTACACTCAGCTGCTAATGGTAGAGAAGCACCGACGACAGAAAGACAGGGTGGAGGAGATCAGTGCCAGAGGAGAGACCCTCCATCAGGTCCTCACCACCAGAGACAGTGAAGCATACCAGAGGATCAGTGTGGACCAGTTCTTCAGCCCCATGGGCAATGGGGAGATCCCAAGGGCCGTCCTTCTGCAGGGACACTCGGGAATGGGCAAGACCTTCACTGCCCAGAAGATCATGCATGACTGGATGTCGGGGACTCTTTTTGCTAGCACCTTCGATGCCGTGTTTCACCTGAAGTGTAAGGAGCTCAACCTCTGTACGCAGGAGAAGAGCCTGATGGAGCTCCTCAAGCTGGAGTCGAGTTTTCAACCAGCCATGGAGGAAGTGCTCACCAAATCCCCCCAGAGGGTCCTCTTCCTGATCGATGGCTTTGATGAACTCAGATTCTCCCTGGATATTCCCAGATTGTTACTTCCCAGCGATTCCTTCACCAGGGCTCCAGTTGAGACCACCTTGAGTGCTCTGCTGCAGGGACACATCCTGTCCAAATCCTCCCTGCTGGTCACCTCCAGGTCCACTGCCTCAGACAGACTAAGCAAGCTGCTGAAACGGCCTCAGCGTTATACAGAGATCCTGGGCTTCTCTGAGGAGGGGGTACAGGAGTACTTCCAGAGGTTCTTTAAGGATGAAAAGCTCTTCTCTCAGGCTTACAACTGTGTAAGATCAAATGAATCTCTCTTTGCGGCCTGCTTTGTCCCCATCATCTGCTGGATTGTTTGTACAGTTTTGAAGGAGCATTTTGAAGAGGGAACAGATGATCATATGGAGCTGACTACAAccacttctgtgtttgtgcactttGTGTCCACTCTGCTGGAGCATCACTGCCAGGGTTTGGGTCAGCCTGTCCCCACTCTGCTGAGAAGCCTGGGTCAGctagcagagagagggatactgGAGCAACAGGTTCTCTTTGAAAAGATGCAGGTTCTGGAGACGGTTTCAGATCCAGCCAGTGTTCCCTTCCTGTGCAAATTCCTGCTGAAGAAGAATGTTGGAAAGAAAACCATGTTCAGTTTTATGCATCTCAGCTTCCAAGAGTTTTTCACAGCTCTTTTCTACGCCACgacagatgaagaggagggtCGGAGAAAAGTAGAGAACCTGCTCCAAAGAGTAGCTAGTGGTCATCACCACCTCCTTCCGGTCATTTGGTTTCTGTTTGGCCTCTCAAATAAAGAGTTGGGCAGCACACTGACCGAGACTCttgttctctcagtctctcctacCATGCATACCCAGCTTGAAGAGTGGTTTCTTAGATTTAACAGTGAAATTGCTGAAAACCATAACATGGTTGATGGATATTCCTTATCTCAGGAAAGAAGTATTGATATTTTCAACTGTTTGTATGAGCGTCATGAGGAAGTGTTGGCAAGGAAAGCCATGGAGTTATGGGAAAGTTTTCGACCTTACGATATTGCCCTCAGCAAAACCGACTGTTGGGTGCTGCGGTACTGCTTTCAGTACTGTCCAGAAATCAGATGTCTGCATCTCACCGACTGTAACATAACAGCAGAGAAGCTGAGGATGCTGAAACCAGTGTTAAGCAGGTGTAAGGAGCTGAG ATTACAAGTGGTTGATctctctgatgatgatgttaaAGATTTGATCCCCTGTCTAGGGGAAGGGAAAGCCCTCAGGCAGCTACA TTTAGGGAAGAGCACCAACCCTTGGGAAGATGACCCACCAGCTATTGCAAG GTTGATAAAAAGCAAACTCGAAGACGAGGGTGTTCGAAAGATTCTGGACAGTCTTTACAAGCAGTCATCTTTGGGTTCCTTACAGCTTGAAGCATTGTCCGTCACACTGAGCACTGTGGAAGTCCTCTTTGATCTTTTCCAGAAGAAAGCGTTTGAAAACAGTGTGAG TTTTGAGGCAGTCCAACTGACTGACGCTGAAGATGCTTATCTAAGGGTTTTCCTGCTCAAGATCCAGAAAGATTTGTGGCCCGAAGATTCTGATTGTGCAATGTAA